The DNA segment AGAAGGAGCAGTTCTCCCTCTTGCAGCGGCGCTGCTGAAAGCAGTACAAAGGGCTTCCAGAGCTCCGCCCTTTGGTTTTATCTTGGTTGAGCCAGGTGTGAGACGAGGAGTCCTCgtcggcaaactccaggcagtccTGAATGTCTCCCGCGTTGAATCCGTTGGTGTACGTGTGTGACTTGTGTTCAGTCGGCATGTAGGAGAGTGTCTCTATGGTGTTGACGGTGCGGACCCCCGACAGGCGAGCTGGGCTGTAACTCTGGGATGAAAGCGTGCGGTTCTGCTGTGGGTATGTGGCGCACGTCTTCAGGGTCCCCACCACAGGCTTGTAGGGGTCGTCTTGGAAGATGGAGGATTGCATGTTGACATCTTGTAAGTGGATCACGCTATGCCTCTGGATGGGCGGTGTATGGCTGTAGTGGGCAGACACGGGAACAGGCCCAGGTCTCTTAGCACCAATGGGGGAGGAGTAAGGTCCAGGGGATGGGGCTGTGTGGGAGACATGGTGGGGTACTGTTGGTGGGGTGAGCGGCGGGACCAGGACTGAGGCgaggggagctgcaggagtgggactACTCCTGCCCTGCATCTTGAAGCCCAGTGGGGGTGGTGGGTTGTAGGTGTGGGCGTGGTGGGGGGGGATGGGGGAGCAGCTCTCTGGGGGCAAGCTGTCCGACCTCTCCCTCTGGAAGAGGCTCTCATGCTCTGGCTTCTTTGATGGCCCCTCGTTCATGGCCGGGGGCTTCTTTTCTGCCTCCTTCCTCTTCTGCTCCTGCTCCTGGCTGAAGCGCTCCTGGGCGTTGGTCAGGTAGTAGCTGATCATTTCCTCATGGAACTGATGCCGATGGCTGGTGAGGAGCAAGCCGGCGAAAATGAACTTGCGCTCTCCTTGCATGGCGGCCCGCAGGATGTTGAGGCTGAGCTTGACATCAGTGCTGTACTTCCAATTGTCTAGAATTTTGTCTGCCGTTCCTCTTCCTGTGCTGTCCTGTTTCTCAGTAGGGGAGGAACTGGAGGGTCTATCTCTATCTGTGGGGGAGGGGCTAGTGGCCTTCTCAGACGAGGTGGAACTAGTAGAGTGGCCCGACTCCTCCTTGCTCCCCTTATTTGTCTTAGACTCCTTTTTCTTCACCTTTTCCCCGCCGTTCTCGGCACTGCGCCCTGAGCCAGAGTTGGATTTGTTCATTTTTCCATGCACAAGGCCTCCCAGACCTCCCATGTTCTTCTTCAGCTTGATTCCCAGCGTTTTGCTGAAGCTACCTAGCTTGTTGGCTACAGAATCAGTCCGACTTTTATCCTTATCCTTGCGCTGCTTGTCTTTGTCCTTCTCCTTGCCAGCTTTGCCGGCGTTAACATTTGAGTTACTGCCAACAGACTCGCGGTCAGAGTCCATGGATTCAGCTAGAGACTGGACATCCTCACCTGCAGAGGCTGTAGGAGACTCTGGCTGAGCCAGGGgagcctacacacacacacgcgcgcacacagttTATTGATGATATCTCCACAAATGAACAACAAAAATTAATGTACAGGTTTAGTATTACATTTTGACACTAACAGTAACTATGTTGGACTTTTTGGACAGTGTGTTACTAAGACCACATGAAATATCATCTCTCAAGGCTTAAGTGTGACAAAAATGACACGTGGGTGACAAAAGTGAGTTACCCTTGTTTCAGATGGAATTCGAATCCATGTTACATTCATGTAGTTGTGCAGCAGGTTGAGTTTGGCCTCCAGAGACAAGATGAGACTGCAGGAGAACACGCACATGGGATTAACAACATGCATCAGACAAATtctgttaaaattttaacaataaatgtaatTGTTCTACGCCACCATTATACATATTTGTATATTGTTGTATGTACAAATTTCCCTGATATACGtaaacaaaattacatttttttccaaagTTTTATTgaccacagatttttttttttttggggggggggggggggtctgtgttttttttttaaatcaatgtgtgttgggggggggggggggggagaaaccCTCAAATTTTCCAGCAGTATGATCACTCAGGCATAAAGTAGTCGTACAGACCTGATTACATTAACCAGATTTCCTCATATCTTACAGAAGACCACCTCAAAGGAATTATGTAGATTTATCATCACAATGACGTGTTTTTTAAAAGGCGAAAAGCTGTGACAATTTTACTTAGTTTTATTTGCTCATGAATTTTAGGTGTTCATCAGTTCATCACTGTATTTTAAAGTGTCAAACAGTATAGCACCGCCCAACATATTACTGAAGTCCACATCTGAATTCCTGTGTGGTGTGTGAccaaagactgcacacatgaaggaCAAAACCCTCTGTGACGCCACCCACAAGTTTTCTGAAGATCATTTTTTTAAACTCAAGTATAGTGGCTACATATGCTGCCATCTTGACTTTGTCCAACACCGCATAACTCCCAGCAAACCCATAAATGAGTAAAGAGGTAGACTGTGGGTAAGACCAGCATGACCTGAGcgggacaaatgaagcctgagCGCACTCAGTCACACAGTTATATGAAACTAGCAAAGTTACGGCTAACAGGCTAATTGCAATTTGggtgtttgatcaacagatatgTTTGTGGACTGAGCAGAGGTTTTCATAATAGTTggcttggaaaaaaaaactgatttaaaaATGATAACCAGCATATTGCCTGAGTTGCACTACCAGTGGAGCTAATGACCAAGCTCATGTTTACATGCtaattcagtcggcgacaccggaacTGAACCACACCCTCTTCATGAAAGTGAACATAGTAAACAGAGGTTCCTTTATTTTTAAAGCATCTGGCAATGAAACATGTCATTTCCTTTAAACCTGACAaccagattttttaaaaaaagtattaatttatttattttttgaaaatgtaACAATCAGTGTCTACAGACTCACGTGCTGCTTATGTCATTAGATCATGTGAGCACTGTTTATCTGCAATCTTGGCAAGAAATGTTTGCCCGCTTATAGCAATTAGCAAATCATTAATCCCCATTCACAAATATTCTCTCATTCTGACCGCTGTGGCTCAAAGATACATGCGGTGGTTTCATGTTGAGTGTATGATTGCATCAATCAGCAA comes from the Thalassophryne amazonica chromosome 8, fThaAma1.1, whole genome shotgun sequence genome and includes:
- the otud7a gene encoding OTU domain-containing protein 7A, whose protein sequence is MTLDMDAVLSDFVRSTGAEPGLARDLLEGKNWDLSAALNDFEELRQVHTANLPQVFNEGRYYKQPEIHDTPTHVSKIDRPCAQKQEDNTQEKRLSRGISHASSAIVSLARLHVASECTSEQFPLEMPIYTFQLPDLSVYSEDFRNFIERDLIEQSTMMALEQAGCLNWWSTMCTSCKKLLPLATTGDGNCLLHAASLGMWGFHDRDLMLRKSLYTMMKSGAERDALKRRWRWQQTQQNKESGLVYTEEEWEREWNELLKLASSEPRTNLSKNGNTSGGVDNSEDPVYESLEEFHVFVLAHVLRRPIVVVADTMLRDSGGEAFAPIPFGGLYLPLEVPPSRCHCSPLVLAYDQAHFSALVSMEQRDQQREQAVIPLTDSEHKLLALHFAVDPGRDWEWGRDDNDNTKLANLILSLEAKLNLLHNYMNVTWIRIPSETRAPLAQPESPTASAGEDVQSLAESMDSDRESVGSNSNVNAGKAGKEKDKDKQRKDKDKSRTDSVANKLGSFSKTLGIKLKKNMGGLGGLVHGKMNKSNSGSGRSAENGGEKVKKKESKTNKGSKEESGHSTSSTSSEKATSPSPTDRDRPSSSSPTEKQDSTGRGTADKILDNWKYSTDVKLSLNILRAAMQGERKFIFAGLLLTSHRHQFHEEMISYYLTNAQERFSQEQEQKRKEAEKKPPAMNEGPSKKPEHESLFQRERSDSLPPESCSPIPPHHAHTYNPPPPLGFKMQGRSSPTPAAPLASVLVPPLTPPTVPHHVSHTAPSPGPYSSPIGAKRPGPVPVSAHYSHTPPIQRHSVIHLQDVNMQSSIFQDDPYKPVVGTLKTCATYPQQNRTLSSQSYSPARLSGVRTVNTIETLSYMPTEHKSHTYTNGFNAGDIQDCLEFADEDSSSHTWLNQDKTKGRSSGSPLYCFQQRRCKRENCSFYGRPETENYCSYCYREELKRRERENKVQRPA